The Streptococcus sanguinis genome contains the following window.
TTTTGGGCAACGATCGAGCATTCTTTGAATTATAAGTATAAAGGAGAATTTCCCGAGGAAATCAAATGTCGCCTGGAAATCACAGCTAACCTAGCCTATCAGCTGGATGAGGAGATGGGTGCTATCCGTGACGCTATCCAGGAGGCGCAGGCCCTCTTTGACCCTCTTCACCGCAAGTTAAATGACGGTGTGGGAAATAGTGATGATACAGATGAAGAATACAGATAAAAAAATAGCGATTATCCGCAATCGGAAAAGACAGAGCGAACAAGTTTATCAGGATTTGAAGCAAAAGCTGAAACAGAACGGCTTTATTTTAACCCCTAAGAATCCCGACATCGTGATTTCGGTGGGTGGTGACGGCATGTTGCTATCGGCTTTTCATATGTATGAAGAACAGCTGGATCGGGTTCGCTTTGTTGGTGTGCATACAGGCCATCTCGGCTTCTATACGGACTACCGTGATTTTGAACTAGATAAGTTGGTAGAAAATCTCAAATTAGACTCTGGTGCTCAGGTTTCCTATCCAATTTTAAATGTCAAAATTACTTTTGAAAATGGTGATACACGCATCATTCGTGCTTTGAACGAAGCAACAATCAAGCGCTCTGATCGGACTATGGTAGCCGATGTCATTATCAATCGGGTTCATTTCGAGCGTTTCCGAGGAGATGGGATTTCTGTTTCAACTCCGACGGGCAGTACAGCCTATAATAAATCTCTGGGTGGAGCGGTATTGCATCCGACGATTGAAGCCTTGCAAGTGACAGAAATTGCCAGTCTCAACAATCGGGTTTATCGGACGTTGGGTTCGTCTGTCATTGTTCCAAAAAAAGACAAGATTGAGTTAGTGCCGACCCGCAGTGACTATCACACTATCGCAGTTGATAATCAGACTTTCTCTTTCAAAAATATTGTCCGTATTGAGTATCAGATTGACAATCATAAGATACATTTTGTGGCTTCACCAAGCCATACCAGCTTTTGGAATCGTGTCAGAGACTCCTTTATTGGAGAGTGCAAGGAATGAGGTTTGAGTTTATTGCCGACCAACATGTCAAGGTGAAGACTTTTTTGAAGCGGCATGAAATTTCCAAAGGCCTCTTGGCTAAAATAAAATTTTCCGGCGGAAATATTCTCGTCAACCATCAGCCTCAGAACGCTATTTATCTCTTGGATATTGGCGATAAGGTGACGATTGACATCCCGTCTGAAAAAGGATTTGAGAGTCTGAAGGCTGTTGATGAGGACTTGTCAGTCATTTACGAAGATGAACATTT
Protein-coding sequences here:
- a CDS encoding NAD kinase; the protein is MTVWEIVMIQMKNTDKKIAIIRNRKRQSEQVYQDLKQKLKQNGFILTPKNPDIVISVGGDGMLLSAFHMYEEQLDRVRFVGVHTGHLGFYTDYRDFELDKLVENLKLDSGAQVSYPILNVKITFENGDTRIIRALNEATIKRSDRTMVADVIINRVHFERFRGDGISVSTPTGSTAYNKSLGGAVLHPTIEALQVTEIASLNNRVYRTLGSSVIVPKKDKIELVPTRSDYHTIAVDNQTFSFKNIVRIEYQIDNHKIHFVASPSHTSFWNRVRDSFIGECKE